One genomic window of Desulfovibrio subterraneus includes the following:
- the rplA gene encoding 50S ribosomal protein L1, whose product MPKHGKKYRKAVDGVSLLDKLPVEEAVAKSVASAFAKFDETVDVSINLGVDPKYSDQMVRGACALPHGLGKTVRVAVFCKGEKQAEATAAGADVVGAEELVEKIKGGWLDFDSAIATPDCMALVGQVGRVLGPRGLMPNAKTGTVTFDVAGAVTEVKAGRVEFKVDKAGVLHAPIGKVSFGPEKLLGNLKTLLDTVNRLKPSSAKGTYMRAMCVSSTMGPGFKIDPTLIKKFLEG is encoded by the coding sequence ATGCCCAAGCACGGCAAAAAATATCGCAAGGCAGTTGACGGAGTTTCCCTCCTCGACAAACTGCCCGTAGAAGAAGCGGTTGCAAAATCCGTTGCTTCTGCCTTCGCCAAGTTCGATGAAACCGTAGATGTTTCCATCAACCTTGGTGTAGACCCCAAGTACTCCGACCAGATGGTTCGCGGCGCTTGCGCCCTGCCCCACGGCCTTGGCAAGACTGTTCGCGTTGCAGTATTCTGTAAGGGCGAAAAGCAGGCTGAAGCTACTGCTGCAGGCGCAGACGTTGTAGGTGCTGAAGAACTGGTTGAAAAAATCAAGGGCGGCTGGCTGGACTTTGACAGCGCAATCGCCACCCCCGACTGCATGGCCCTTGTCGGCCAGGTAGGTCGTGTGCTCGGACCCCGTGGTCTTATGCCCAACGCTAAGACCGGCACCGTTACCTTTGACGTTGCAGGCGCCGTTACTGAAGTAAAGGCTGGCCGCGTAGAGTTCAAGGTTGACAAGGCTGGTGTTCTGCACGCTCCCATCGGTAAGGTTTCTTTCGGTCCCGAGAAGCTTCTCGGCAACCTGAAGACCCTGCTTGATACCGTGAACCGCCTGAAGCCCTCTTCTGCTAAGGGCACCTACATGCGCGCCATGTGCGTATCCAGCACCATGGGCCCCGGTTTCAAGATTGATCCGACCCTGATTAAGAAGTTCCTCGAAGGTTAA
- the rpoB gene encoding DNA-directed RNA polymerase subunit beta has translation MGQLTKKFGKIEVTLPIPHLLNLQVDSYKKFLQEGRTERLPEEGLEGVFRSVFPIEDFNRTASLEYVSYEVGEPKYDQAECISKGLTYEAPIRIKVRLVVYDVDEDSQNRTIRDIKEQDIYFGTLPLMTEKGTFIINGTERVIVNQLQRSPGIIFEHDSGKTHSSRKVLYSCRVIPMRGSWLDFDFDHKDILYVRIDRRRKMPATILFKAMGMSRTQILDYFYKKEIFHLDGDKLLWDVEKDLYRKEPAYVDLGVGENIFAKQGKLITKRAWRQLVDAGITSIEVAPDTVIGMYLAEDIVDENTGEVLAEAADEIFPETIERLRDAGVTRLPILHTKGTDVSSSMRDTLVMDKTTDEDSARVEIYRRLRPSSPPTPEIASSFFENLFRNSDYYDLSPVGRYKLNQRLSLKESLELRTLTDEDILTAISVLCKLKDSHGPADDIDHLGNRRVRPVGELVENQYRIGLVRMERAIKERMSLQEVATLMPHDLINPKPVAAVLKEFFGTSQLSQFMDQTNSLSEVTHKRRLSALGPGGLTRERAGFEVRDVHTSHYGRICPIETPEGPNIGLIVSLTTYAKVNDFGFIETPYRVVRDCQVTDEVHYMDASGELGAVVAQANAPLDAENRFVNEFVTTRVNGDVIMSPREEVTLMDISPSQMVSISAALIPFLEHDDANRALMGSNMQRQAVPLLRCHKPIVGTGMEGDVAHDSGACIIAEGNGIIRYVDADRIIVSYEGDLYPNTGGVRNYDLLKYHKSNQNSCFGQKPTCLPGQIVKKNDILADGPGIEEGELALGKNLVVAFMPWCGYNFEDSILISERMVKEDVFTSVHIEEFEVVARDTKLGPEEITRDIPNVSEDMLRNLDGSGIIRIGANVKPDDILVGKITPKGETQLTPEEKLLRAIFGDKARDVKNTSLKVPPGIEGTVIDVKVFNRRSGEKDERTRNIEDYELARLDRKEQDHIDALTTTTMDKIVELVAGKQLATNIAGKKKGEVLAEAGHVPSEEVLRQVPVKKLAGIFKDKEINEQLDAVIESYDSQIAFIKGIYDNKREKVTEGDDLPPGVIKMAKCYIAVKRKLSVGDKMAGRHGNKGVVSQILPLEDMPFFADGTAVDIVLNPLGVPSRMNIGQIMETHLGWGALKLGQQLADLVASSEPLKQVREQVKAVFKSKHIDQMVDSMDDEEFVKAVRKLESGIVTKTPVFDGASEEEIWGWLDHAGLANDGKTVLYDGRTGDAFHNRVTTGVMYILKLHHLVDEKIHARSTGPYSLVTQQPLGGKAQFGGQRLGEMEVWALEAHGAAYMLQEFLTVKSDDVTGRVKMYEKIVKGDNFLEAGLPESFNVLVKELMSLGLDVTLHQEEGKKRPKRSGFVTE, from the coding sequence ATGGGCCAGCTTACAAAGAAATTTGGTAAAATCGAAGTAACTCTTCCCATTCCGCATCTGCTCAACCTGCAAGTGGACTCCTACAAGAAGTTCCTGCAGGAAGGCCGTACGGAACGTCTGCCTGAAGAAGGCCTGGAAGGGGTATTCAGATCCGTATTTCCCATTGAGGACTTCAACCGTACTGCAAGCCTTGAGTACGTCAGCTACGAAGTTGGCGAACCCAAGTACGATCAGGCGGAGTGCATATCCAAGGGCCTCACCTATGAAGCCCCCATCCGCATCAAGGTTCGCCTTGTTGTGTATGACGTTGATGAAGATTCCCAGAACCGCACCATCCGTGACATCAAGGAACAGGATATCTACTTCGGTACCCTGCCCCTGATGACCGAGAAGGGCACCTTCATCATCAACGGCACCGAGCGCGTCATCGTCAACCAGCTGCAGCGTTCTCCCGGTATCATCTTTGAGCATGATTCCGGCAAGACCCATTCCAGCCGCAAGGTTCTCTACAGCTGCCGCGTTATTCCCATGCGCGGTTCGTGGCTCGACTTCGACTTCGATCACAAAGACATTCTCTATGTCCGCATCGACCGTCGCCGCAAGATGCCCGCGACCATCCTGTTCAAGGCCATGGGCATGAGCCGCACCCAGATTCTGGACTACTTCTACAAGAAGGAAATCTTCCATCTGGACGGCGACAAGCTGCTGTGGGACGTGGAAAAGGACCTGTACCGCAAGGAACCCGCCTACGTGGACCTCGGCGTGGGTGAAAATATCTTTGCCAAGCAGGGCAAGCTGATCACCAAGCGCGCATGGCGCCAGCTGGTGGACGCCGGTATCACGAGCATAGAAGTAGCTCCTGACACCGTCATCGGCATGTACCTTGCCGAAGACATCGTCGACGAGAACACCGGCGAAGTGCTCGCCGAAGCCGCTGACGAAATCTTCCCCGAAACCATCGAGCGCCTGCGCGATGCCGGCGTAACGCGTCTGCCCATTCTGCATACCAAGGGTACCGACGTGTCTTCTTCCATGCGCGACACCCTCGTCATGGACAAGACCACCGACGAAGACAGCGCCCGTGTGGAAATATACCGCCGCCTGCGTCCCAGCTCGCCGCCCACTCCCGAAATTGCGTCCTCGTTCTTCGAGAACCTGTTCCGCAATTCCGACTACTATGACCTTTCTCCCGTGGGCCGCTACAAGCTGAACCAGCGTCTCTCCCTCAAGGAATCCCTTGAGCTGCGCACCCTGACCGATGAGGACATCCTCACCGCCATCTCCGTGCTCTGCAAGCTGAAGGACTCCCACGGTCCTGCCGACGACATCGACCATCTCGGCAACCGTCGCGTACGTCCCGTTGGCGAGCTGGTGGAAAACCAGTACCGCATCGGTCTCGTCCGCATGGAGCGCGCCATCAAGGAACGCATGAGCCTGCAGGAAGTCGCCACCCTGATGCCCCATGACCTGATCAACCCCAAGCCGGTTGCCGCCGTGCTGAAGGAGTTCTTCGGAACTTCGCAGCTCAGCCAGTTCATGGACCAGACGAACTCCCTGTCCGAAGTCACGCATAAGCGCCGCCTGTCCGCTCTGGGACCCGGCGGTCTTACCCGTGAACGTGCAGGCTTCGAAGTACGCGACGTGCACACCTCGCACTACGGACGTATCTGCCCCATTGAAACGCCTGAAGGTCCGAACATCGGTCTTATCGTTTCTCTGACCACCTATGCAAAGGTGAACGATTTCGGTTTCATCGAAACCCCCTATCGCGTTGTACGCGACTGTCAGGTGACCGATGAAGTCCATTACATGGACGCTTCCGGCGAACTGGGTGCCGTTGTTGCACAGGCAAACGCACCTCTTGATGCCGAAAACCGCTTCGTGAACGAATTCGTTACCACCCGCGTAAACGGCGACGTTATCATGTCTCCCCGTGAAGAGGTGACGCTCATGGACATCTCGCCCAGCCAGATGGTGTCCATTTCCGCAGCGCTTATTCCCTTCCTGGAACACGACGACGCCAACCGCGCACTCATGGGTTCGAACATGCAGCGTCAGGCCGTTCCGCTGCTCCGCTGCCACAAGCCCATCGTGGGTACCGGCATGGAAGGCGACGTGGCCCATGACTCCGGCGCATGTATCATCGCCGAAGGCAACGGTATCATCCGCTACGTGGACGCAGACCGCATCATCGTGAGCTACGAAGGTGATCTGTATCCCAATACCGGCGGCGTGCGTAACTACGACCTTTTGAAGTACCACAAGTCCAACCAGAACTCCTGCTTCGGCCAGAAGCCCACCTGCCTCCCCGGGCAGATCGTGAAGAAGAACGACATTCTCGCGGACGGCCCCGGCATCGAAGAGGGTGAACTGGCTCTGGGCAAGAACCTGGTTGTCGCGTTCATGCCCTGGTGCGGTTACAACTTCGAAGACTCCATTCTCATCTCCGAGCGCATGGTGAAGGAAGACGTATTCACCTCCGTGCACATCGAAGAGTTCGAAGTGGTTGCCCGTGACACCAAGCTCGGACCCGAAGAAATCACCCGCGACATCCCGAACGTCAGCGAAGACATGCTGCGCAATCTGGATGGCAGCGGTATTATCCGCATCGGTGCCAACGTGAAGCCGGACGACATCCTTGTGGGTAAGATCACCCCCAAGGGTGAAACCCAGCTCACCCCTGAAGAAAAGCTGCTCCGCGCCATCTTCGGTGACAAGGCACGCGACGTGAAGAACACCTCCCTCAAGGTTCCTCCGGGAATCGAAGGCACCGTCATCGACGTGAAGGTGTTCAACCGCCGCTCCGGTGAAAAGGATGAACGCACACGCAACATCGAGGACTATGAACTGGCCCGCCTTGACCGCAAGGAACAGGATCATATCGATGCCCTGACGACCACCACCATGGATAAAATCGTGGAACTGGTGGCCGGCAAGCAGCTCGCGACCAACATCGCAGGCAAGAAGAAGGGTGAAGTTCTCGCCGAGGCAGGCCATGTGCCTTCCGAAGAAGTGCTGCGTCAGGTTCCCGTGAAGAAGCTTGCGGGCATCTTCAAGGACAAGGAAATCAACGAACAGCTCGACGCCGTTATCGAGTCCTATGACAGCCAGATCGCATTCATCAAGGGCATCTACGACAACAAGCGCGAGAAGGTGACTGAAGGGGACGACCTGCCCCCCGGCGTCATCAAGATGGCCAAGTGCTACATCGCCGTTAAGCGTAAGCTGAGCGTAGGTGACAAAATGGCAGGCCGCCACGGTAACAAGGGTGTTGTTTCCCAGATTCTGCCCCTTGAAGACATGCCGTTCTTCGCAGACGGCACCGCCGTGGACATCGTGCTGAACCCCCTGGGCGTTCCTTCCCGAATGAACATCGGGCAGATCATGGAAACCCACCTTGGCTGGGGCGCACTCAAGCTCGGTCAGCAGCTGGCCGATCTGGTTGCCTCCAGCGAACCGCTCAAGCAGGTGCGTGAGCAGGTCAAGGCAGTCTTCAAATCCAAGCACATCGACCAGATGGTCGACAGCATGGACGATGAAGAATTCGTGAAGGCCGTTCGCAAGCTTGAAAGCGGTATCGTGACGAAGACCCCGGTCTTCGACGGTGCCTCTGAAGAAGAAATCTGGGGCTGGCTTGACCATGCCGGTCTCGCAAATGACGGTAAGACAGTGCTGTACGATGGCCGCACCGGTGACGCGTTCCATAACCGCGTAACCACGGGCGTCATGTACATTCTCAAGCTCCACCACCTGGTAGACGAGAAGATCCACGCACGTTCCACCGGTCCCTACTCCCTGGTTACCCAGCAGCCGCTCGGCGGTAAGGCCCAGTTTGGTGGTCAGCGTCTGGGTGAAATGGAAGTGTGGGCGCTGGAAGCACACGGCGCCGCTTACATGCTGCAGGAATTCCTCACCGTTAAGTCGGACGACGTGACCGGCCGCGTGAAGATGTACGAAAAGATCGTGAAGGGCGACAACTTCCTCGAAGCCGGTCTGCCCGAATCGTTCAACGTTCTCGTGAAGGAACTGATGTCCCTCGGTCTGGACGTCACCCTGCATCAGGAAGAAGGCAAAAAGCGCCCCAAGCGCTCCGGATTCGTAACCGAGTAA
- a CDS encoding GAK system XXXCH domain-containing protein, with product MSRKHVLECTRDELPALFRAIADALEGKEPNDHPDSQPDGHHLPSLAAFRKLQISVKDDYGLVSLKLKYRNDHGCIESDDAPEACQAAQSSATPSSGPPYSHALSSGAPSTGAPSSGPPLPRYSNLKHELQASYKAIYRAVHAGTLPPVDAVRAFEEQSRQMTQYEDAGSEYYAPYNAALERFLKAWTSADIAAMHDAVDALNHVKTDCHQRYK from the coding sequence ATGAGCAGGAAACACGTTTTGGAATGCACCCGCGATGAGCTGCCCGCCCTGTTCAGGGCCATTGCCGATGCATTGGAAGGGAAAGAGCCCAATGACCATCCAGATAGTCAGCCAGACGGCCATCACCTCCCTTCTCTTGCTGCGTTCCGCAAACTGCAGATAAGCGTCAAAGACGACTACGGGCTCGTAAGCCTCAAGCTCAAATACAGAAACGACCACGGCTGTATCGAATCGGACGATGCGCCGGAAGCCTGCCAAGCGGCACAGTCATCAGCAACACCGTCTTCCGGACCACCGTACTCACATGCTCTGTCCTCAGGCGCACCATCCACTGGTGCTCCTTCCTCCGGCCCCCCTCTCCCGCGGTACAGCAACCTCAAACACGAGCTGCAGGCCAGCTACAAGGCCATATACCGCGCAGTGCATGCAGGCACCCTGCCCCCGGTCGATGCCGTGCGGGCCTTTGAGGAACAATCGCGGCAGATGACACAATACGAAGATGCCGGTTCCGAATATTATGCACCATACAACGCCGCGCTGGAGCGCTTTCTCAAGGCCTGGACCTCTGCGGACATCGCCGCAATGCACGATGCCGTAGATGCCCTCAATCACGTAAAAACCGACTGCCACCAGCGGTACAAGTAG
- the rpoC gene encoding DNA-directed RNA polymerase subunit beta', giving the protein MTLDDLFTVRGTSTQTTNIRNLKAIQISIASPESIREWSYGEVKKPETINYRTFKPERDGLFCAKIFGPVKDYECNCGKYKRMKHRGIVCEKCGVEVIASKVRRERMGHIELAAPVAHIWFLKTLPSKIGTLLDMTMADLEKVLYFDSYIVLDPGQTSLSKMQVISEDQYFQVLDHYGEDAITVGMGAEAVRSLLEELNMEELRATLREESQSTRSQTKKKKLTKRLKIVEAFIESDNKPEWMIMEVIPVIPPELRPLVPLDGGRFATSDLNDLYRRVINRNNRLKRLMELGAPDIIIRNEKRMLQEAVDALFDNGRRGRAITGTNGRPLKSLSDMIKGKQGRFRQNLLGKRVDYSGRSVIVVGPNLKLHQCGLPKKMALELFKPFIYSKLEERELASTIKSAKKMVEREELVVWDILEEVVREYPILLNRAPTLHRLGIQAFEPILVEGKAIRLHPLVCSAYNADFDGDQMAVHVPLSVEAQIEARVLMMSTNNILSPANGSPVIVPSQDIVLGLYYMTVERSFEKGEGMYFCGPWEVVTAYDHGQVSLHARVKVRMPNGELVATTPGRVLVSEILPEGLGFEHVNCVMTKKNIARLVSTAYRQCGIKATVLLCDSLKNLGYEFGTRAGVTIAVKDLEIPASKKGIIQRSQDEVDDIERQYREGIITRTEKYNKIVDVWTKTTQDVSNEMIKSISTETLTCPKTGKQEVNQTFNSIFMMSNSGARGNQDQMRQLAGMRGLMAKPSGEIIETPITSSFREGLSVLQYFTSTHGARKGLADTALKTANSGYLTRRLVDVVQDVIIGEHDCGTVDGLELGHLIKGGEIKMRLTERCLGRVLLYPVFHPETKEELIPANTLIDEEVTAKLDAYAINTITIRSALTCASEHGVCALCYGRDLARGQLVNTGETVGIIAAQSIGEPGTQLTMRTFHIGGTASREIERSNIEAQHTGRVVMSRVKAVTNRDGYMLVLGKSGQLGIVDEQGREREKYILPNGSRLNVVDGQEVKKGTVLAEWDPFNEPFVSEVQGTVKFSDLIDGKTFQEKIDEATHMATRTIIEYRTTNLRPSVSICDETGTPMMRGESSIPAVYQLPVGAILMIRDGQELSAGDIIARKPRETSKTKDIVGGLPRVAELFEVRKPKDLAVVTEIDGVVSFEGETKGKRKLKVTPEIGDAKEYLVPKGKHITVTEGDFVEAGEQLTEGQPELHDILRIKGEKYLANYLCEEIQDVYRFQGVGIDDKHIEIIVRQMLKKVTVIDTGESSFLVGEQVDKQEFRIENLRLVAEGLQPAKAEPLVLGITQASLTTSSFISAASFQETTKVLTEASLRGKMDALRGLKENVIVGRLIPAGTGYREYVHSDINVPDQEERADKFLEELEDNPLLVDSHAYYA; this is encoded by the coding sequence ATGACGTTAGACGACCTTTTCACTGTCCGGGGCACCAGCACCCAGACCACCAACATTCGCAACCTTAAGGCCATTCAGATTTCCATTGCCTCCCCGGAGAGCATACGCGAATGGTCTTATGGCGAAGTTAAAAAGCCGGAAACCATCAACTACCGTACGTTCAAGCCTGAACGCGACGGCCTTTTCTGCGCCAAGATCTTCGGTCCCGTTAAGGACTACGAATGTAACTGCGGCAAGTACAAGCGCATGAAGCACCGCGGCATCGTCTGCGAAAAGTGCGGCGTTGAAGTTATTGCTTCCAAAGTACGCCGCGAGCGCATGGGCCACATTGAGCTGGCCGCACCCGTTGCACATATCTGGTTCCTGAAGACCCTGCCTTCCAAGATCGGTACCCTGCTCGACATGACCATGGCCGACCTTGAAAAGGTGTTGTACTTCGATTCCTATATAGTTCTCGATCCCGGCCAGACCTCGCTCTCCAAGATGCAGGTCATTTCCGAGGATCAGTACTTCCAGGTGCTCGACCACTACGGCGAAGACGCCATTACCGTGGGTATGGGTGCCGAGGCTGTACGCAGCCTGCTGGAAGAACTGAACATGGAAGAACTGCGCGCCACCCTGCGCGAGGAATCCCAGTCCACCCGCTCTCAGACCAAGAAGAAGAAACTCACCAAGCGCCTCAAGATTGTTGAAGCGTTCATCGAGTCCGATAACAAGCCCGAGTGGATGATCATGGAAGTTATTCCGGTCATTCCGCCGGAACTGCGTCCTCTCGTTCCGCTCGATGGCGGCCGTTTCGCCACCTCCGACCTGAACGACCTGTACCGCCGCGTCATCAACCGTAACAACCGTCTGAAGCGACTGATGGAGCTGGGTGCGCCCGACATCATCATCCGCAACGAAAAGCGCATGCTGCAGGAAGCAGTTGACGCGCTCTTCGACAACGGTCGTCGCGGCCGCGCCATCACCGGTACCAACGGTCGCCCGCTGAAGTCCCTTTCCGACATGATCAAGGGTAAGCAGGGCCGCTTCCGTCAGAACCTGCTCGGTAAGCGCGTTGACTACTCCGGTCGTTCGGTTATCGTTGTGGGTCCGAACCTCAAGCTGCACCAGTGCGGCCTTCCCAAGAAGATGGCTCTGGAGCTCTTCAAGCCGTTCATCTACTCCAAGCTCGAAGAAAGGGAACTTGCTTCCACCATCAAGAGCGCAAAGAAGATGGTTGAGCGTGAAGAACTGGTCGTATGGGACATTCTGGAAGAAGTGGTTCGCGAATACCCCATTCTGCTGAACCGCGCTCCCACGCTGCACCGACTCGGCATCCAGGCATTTGAGCCCATCCTCGTGGAAGGCAAGGCAATCCGTCTGCACCCCCTCGTCTGCTCCGCATACAACGCGGACTTCGACGGTGACCAGATGGCCGTGCACGTGCCCCTTTCCGTGGAAGCCCAGATCGAAGCCCGCGTGCTCATGATGTCCACCAACAACATCCTGTCGCCCGCCAACGGTTCGCCCGTTATCGTGCCTTCTCAGGACATCGTTCTCGGTCTGTACTACATGACCGTTGAGCGCTCGTTCGAGAAGGGCGAAGGCATGTACTTCTGCGGCCCGTGGGAAGTTGTTACCGCATACGATCATGGTCAGGTTTCCCTGCATGCCCGCGTCAAGGTGCGCATGCCCAACGGTGAGCTGGTAGCTACCACGCCCGGCCGCGTGCTGGTTTCCGAAATCCTTCCCGAAGGACTCGGTTTCGAGCATGTGAACTGCGTCATGACCAAGAAGAACATCGCCCGTCTGGTGTCCACCGCCTATCGTCAGTGCGGCATCAAGGCAACCGTTCTTCTGTGCGACAGCCTGAAGAACCTCGGTTACGAGTTCGGCACCCGCGCCGGTGTAACCATTGCTGTTAAGGACCTTGAAATTCCTGCCAGCAAGAAGGGCATCATCCAGCGTTCGCAGGACGAGGTTGACGATATCGAACGCCAGTACCGCGAAGGTATCATCACCCGTACGGAAAAATACAACAAGATCGTTGACGTGTGGACCAAGACCACTCAGGACGTTTCCAACGAGATGATCAAGTCCATCTCCACGGAAACCCTCACCTGCCCCAAGACCGGCAAGCAGGAAGTGAACCAGACGTTCAACTCCATCTTCATGATGTCCAACTCCGGTGCCCGAGGCAACCAGGACCAGATGCGTCAGCTGGCCGGTATGCGCGGTCTGATGGCAAAGCCCTCCGGCGAAATCATCGAGACCCCCATTACCTCAAGCTTCCGCGAAGGCCTCTCCGTGCTGCAGTACTTTACCTCCACGCACGGTGCTCGTAAGGGTCTTGCGGATACCGCACTGAAGACGGCAAACTCCGGTTACCTCACCCGTCGTCTGGTTGACGTTGTTCAGGACGTTATCATCGGCGAACACGACTGCGGCACTGTCGACGGTCTGGAACTGGGCCACCTTATCAAGGGCGGCGAAATCAAGATGCGCCTCACCGAGCGTTGCCTCGGCCGAGTACTGCTCTACCCCGTGTTCCACCCCGAGACCAAGGAAGAGCTCATTCCTGCCAACACCCTCATTGATGAAGAGGTGACGGCAAAGCTCGACGCGTACGCCATTAACACCATCACCATCCGCTCCGCACTTACCTGCGCAAGCGAACATGGTGTGTGCGCACTGTGCTACGGACGCGACCTTGCACGCGGTCAGCTGGTCAACACCGGTGAAACCGTGGGTATTATCGCTGCACAGTCCATCGGTGAACCCGGCACGCAGCTCACCATGCGTACGTTCCACATCGGTGGTACTGCATCGCGTGAAATTGAACGCTCCAACATCGAAGCGCAGCATACCGGCCGCGTGGTCATGTCCCGCGTCAAGGCTGTTACCAACCGCGACGGCTACATGCTCGTGCTCGGCAAGTCCGGCCAGCTCGGAATTGTCGACGAACAGGGCCGTGAACGCGAAAAGTACATTCTGCCCAACGGTTCGCGCCTGAACGTCGTGGACGGTCAGGAAGTGAAGAAGGGCACCGTTCTTGCCGAATGGGACCCCTTCAACGAACCCTTCGTTTCCGAAGTGCAGGGTACCGTCAAGTTCAGCGACCTGATCGACGGCAAGACCTTCCAGGAAAAGATCGACGAAGCCACGCATATGGCGACCCGTACGATCATCGAGTACCGCACCACGAACCTGCGTCCGTCCGTGTCCATCTGCGACGAGACCGGCACCCCGATGATGCGCGGCGAATCCAGCATTCCCGCCGTCTACCAGCTGCCCGTGGGCGCAATTCTCATGATCCGCGACGGTCAGGAACTGAGCGCCGGTGACATCATCGCCCGTAAGCCCCGCGAAACCTCCAAGACCAAGGACATCGTGGGTGGTCTTCCCCGCGTTGCGGAACTCTTTGAAGTTCGCAAGCCCAAGGATCTGGCAGTTGTCACGGAAATCGACGGTGTTGTCTCCTTCGAAGGTGAAACCAAGGGTAAACGCAAGCTCAAGGTTACTCCCGAAATCGGCGATGCCAAGGAATATCTGGTACCTAAGGGCAAGCACATCACCGTTACCGAAGGCGACTTCGTGGAAGCGGGCGAACAGCTCACCGAAGGCCAGCCGGAACTGCACGACATTCTCCGCATCAAGGGTGAGAAGTACCTCGCCAACTACCTGTGCGAAGAAATTCAGGACGTGTACCGCTTCCAGGGCGTTGGTATCGATGACAAGCACATCGAAATCATCGTGCGCCAGATGCTGAAGAAGGTTACCGTCATCGACACCGGTGAATCCAGCTTCCTCGTCGGCGAGCAGGTGGACAAGCAGGAATTCCGTATCGAAAACCTGCGCCTGGTGGCAGAAGGTCTCCAGCCTGCAAAGGCGGAACCGCTGGTTCTGGGTATCACTCAGGCATCGCTGACCACCTCTTCCTTCATCTCCGCGGCATCCTTCCAGGAAACCACGAAGGTGCTGACCGAGGCTTCCCTGCGCGGCAAAATGGACGCGCTGCGCGGCCTCAAGGAAAACGTCATCGTGGGTCGCCTCATTCCCGCCGGTACCGGTTACCGCGAGTATGTGCACTCCGACATCAATGTGCCGGATCAGGAAGAACGCGCAGACAAGTTCCTGGAAGAACTGGAAGACAATCCTCTTCTGGTCGACAGCCACGCTTACTACGCCTAA
- the rplL gene encoding 50S ribosomal protein L7/L12 — translation MSVTKEQVVEFISNMTVLQLSEFIKELEETFGVSAAAPVAAVAAVAAAAPAEEAEEKTEFDVILKSAGANKIGVIKVVRALTGLGLKEAKDKVDGAPASLKEGVSKDDAEAAKKQLEEAGAEVEIK, via the coding sequence ATGTCCGTTACCAAAGAACAGGTAGTTGAGTTCATTTCCAATATGACCGTTCTGCAGCTTTCCGAGTTCATCAAGGAACTGGAAGAAACCTTCGGCGTTTCCGCTGCCGCTCCCGTAGCCGCTGTTGCTGCTGTTGCCGCTGCTGCTCCTGCTGAAGAAGCTGAAGAAAAGACCGAATTCGACGTTATCCTGAAGAGCGCCGGCGCCAACAAGATCGGCGTTATCAAGGTTGTTCGCGCTCTGACCGGCCTCGGCCTGAAGGAAGCTAAGGACAAGGTTGACGGCGCACCTGCTTCCCTGAAGGAAGGCGTGTCCAAGGACGACGCTGAAGCCGCTAAGAAGCAGCTCGAAGAAGCCGGCGCAGAAGTCGAAATCAAGTAA
- the rplJ gene encoding 50S ribosomal protein L10: MNRSEKAAIIERLKARAEGASIAVVTDFKGMPVEKMTELRDVLRNGGGEYHVVKNTLAGIAFTGSQHEVLSSKLKENCAVALGFDDPVAVAKALVEFTKKSKHFAIKFASLEGSFLSEAQIGELAKLPGKQELLAKALGTMNAVPTNFVGLFANIIRTFLYALNAIKEQKEAA; encoded by the coding sequence GTGAATAGGTCTGAAAAAGCTGCGATTATTGAGCGACTGAAAGCTCGTGCCGAAGGCGCCAGCATCGCAGTGGTGACCGACTTCAAGGGTATGCCGGTGGAAAAGATGACCGAGCTGCGTGATGTTCTTCGTAACGGCGGTGGTGAATACCACGTCGTGAAGAACACCCTGGCCGGCATTGCATTCACTGGCAGCCAGCACGAAGTTCTTTCTTCCAAGTTGAAGGAGAACTGCGCTGTTGCCCTTGGGTTCGATGATCCTGTCGCAGTGGCTAAGGCGCTTGTTGAATTCACCAAGAAGAGTAAGCATTTCGCAATCAAGTTTGCTTCCCTTGAGGGTTCTTTCCTCAGCGAAGCACAGATTGGTGAACTTGCAAAGCTCCCTGGCAAGCAGGAACTGCTCGCCAAGGCTCTTGGTACAATGAACGCCGTACCCACCAACTTCGTTGGCCTTTTCGCCAACATCATCCGCACCTTCCTGTACGCCTTGAACGCAATCAAGGAACAGAAGGAAGCTGCTTAA